CACCTCAAAAAGAAACATCTCAGATTCGCTATATATTATAAAGACTCTGGCATTGGTAATTGACCAGTAACTGTTTCTACAATACACACAAATAGTGTTTTACGCCCATTCTCGACTTCAATGTTGTCTGTTCTTGACAGGGAAGTTTTCTATCCCCTGTTATTGTTCTGACGGAGGCCATGGCAGGAGCCACTGGCATTGCCCGATGTGCTCAAAAATATTGCATAGGACACAGAATTACAAAATCCATATAACCAACCACGGTTTGTGTCTATTACAATACATTTCTTATTGAGTGGTCATTTAAGGAAAATTTAATATCAAATCTGTATCGGGGCTGTATAGCTAGTAATTTTTCATTGTTGTGCAATTTGTACATACAcactacactaccagtcaaaaatgtacacagtatacacatgcTTGTCTATATTGTAAACCATGTTTATTTGAGCTCGTCCTTCAATTCTGATCTGTTTCATGTGACTGCAGGTGTTGAGATGACAGACAAATCCACAGGTGAGCAATggcatttaatcatttttcaaTAGCACTCATCCATTGATCAAATCCAACACCACAGCAGCTGACTTAACAGACTGCTTTGTGTGACAGTACCTCGTAAAGATGTAGACACACTTACCATTTTCACAGATGAAATGCAGTAGCTGCAGTAGGAGTACACACAGTCTGGGATTTCTCGTGAGGGCGAAGGATTTCTTCATGCAGATTTCAGTGTTACAACAGAAAACAGTGTTGGGGgcaacgcattacaagtaacgcgagtcacgcagattacttttttcaagtaactagcaaagtaacacattaatttttaatttacaagaaaatatctgagttactttttcaaataagtcaCGCCAGTTATGTTTTTCCCATtgattgactgacagctctgctgtccccatgttgagagaaatcaagAGTAAGATGTTATTGTAGTTCTAGAgtaaatgtgaacatgcattaattcatctcacttgcaaaaaaaaaaaacagattgagtattcctcaaaatgaataaaattcaaCTCcgaatatgacgcaaacctgcaataattaaatgttaaatagcacaaatatcctttatgtatttaatcccattttattaaccgatgtctttgctgctgcccttcgatgatccagttcaaccatactaataagcaaacaTGACTCTAAATAAACATCTgtgcttctttctttttttttattgctgaagagtgttgaaccttcttctcgtgcgttctactgtacagacgtgaattcacttttccttcagcctgaggtttattcattacactttttggtatgaaagggcttttacatttgctataaatagaacttcttatattaaaaacaaacaatcaagccctgctcatatttaaaaagtaacgtaacacagtactttccataaaaagtaactaagtaacgtaattagttacgtTTTTAGGAAGTAACgcaatattttaatgcattacgtttaaaagtaactttcccaaaCACTGATTGCAAGTGACGTGTGAGCTGTGCCTCATACATCGATAACAAACAGAGGACCTTTTTGCCTCTGAAATTTTGCTAATGCGACTATTCTTTAAGGGTATAATTTTAGACCAGCTTCCAAGGCATCATAATATACACATAATATGCTCCTATTTCCGGCCTGCTTCAGCTCACCTGGcttgttgtgtttgtttctaGTGATTCCAGTGAAGAGCCTGATTAGCTGGTTCTGATGTGTTTGATTGAGGTtgtagctaaactctgcaggatagGTTTTGGACACCCCTGACTTTGGATGTGTAACAAATTCTCTGGAGATATATCCAAGAGaatattaaatcacaaaaaaaaatggttttggtTCACAGACCAGATGGAGACATCATGGTAGACGACGTTGTATTTGATTGAGTCACATACAGTGGTGGACAGTAactagtatttttattttgggaaacttttatttttacttttactacTATTTCATAAGAACATGTTGAAACAGgttggaaatttacaaaatatcttcatggaacatgatctttacttaatatcctaatgatttttggcataaaaaaaaggataattttgactcatacaatgtattgttagctattgctacaaatatacccgtgctgcttatgactgcttttgtgctccagggtcacaaatatcaGTAGTAATCAAGTGTACGACATGTATTTTTAACAGGAGGATAGAGTATATaaaattgctaaataaataaacattcatcaatcagtactttttacttttaatacttaAGTAGTGCATTAAAAACCAAGTACTTTTGTGCTTTTACCCAAGTGAAATTGAAAAGGAGGAGTACACTtatcggttacactttattttaaggtgtccttgttacagtgtaattatacagtagtattaattaactgcatgtacttactatacggttaggattagggtcacttgcatgtaattaagttattgttattataatagtaagtacatgtgtgacaaggacaccttaaaataaagtgttacccacttattattactgaaataataTGTACTTGATTTGTGTACTTCGTCCAGCTCTGGTCACACAGTGGCTGATCATTCAGTTTCAGAAATATATCCCAAACTGAGATTCATCTCAAAGTTTTCTCCTCTTCCAGTTGAGCTACAGCCTACAACAGTGCTGCTAGAGAGCCTACGAGCGGACAGCGAAGACAAGACAGCAGGCAAGGCAGCGTGCCAAAAGTGTGGGATCCTCTTTACCACAACCTCAAATTTGAGGCGGCATGAGAGACTACAGCACGGCCAAGACCAACAGCCCATTTTATGCATAGATgccaaaaatgcaatttatgtTACGCCCAAATATCTGCACGGACCGAGAGTGCCCATTCATATCCGCAAGTCCTTCACCCTGCAGATTCTGCTGTGTGAGCTGGAGGAGTGCTGGGATTTCATGAAAGCGCAGGCCCAGAGCGGGAATCCTGGGAAGGAATGCCGTCACCTGGTCAGAACGAATCACGCAGGGCACTACGTCCCCCCTCCGCCGCTGTGCGTTAACTCTCTGGAGgagatgagccacaaacacctCCTGTCCGCATCCGAGAAACACGAGTGCCAGGAGATGAACTCTAGGGCATGCATACAGGGGGTGGATTGTGTGTACCCTATTTTTTGGGGCGAGCATGACCTTTCAGAGAGATGTGTCTTCTTCTCTGTGTACACCGACCTTGAGGACAAATGGTGTCCGTTTGGGAGGACACGCGTCTCGTTTGACACCAAGTCTGTCAACTGGAAGTGTCTGTGTAAGCACAAAAGAAGCCGCTGCGTCCACAAGTGCTTATCTATGTGGTGGTTGTTTCAGGAGCGTCCTGAACTGTTGCACAGTGCCCTAGATGTCCACGCGGAAAGAGTCGACGCGCTTGAGGAAGCGGTCAGGGACGCAGAGGACGTGGTTTAAATGACAGACTCAACATCCCTCAGAGCTTCACTCTCGTTTTCTGTGTCTTCACTCAATAAAAACACTGGACGTAACCTTTATTTTGGCTTGTAATTTGTTAACGGTTGGTTTGCAAAAGCTCATGTGCTGTGCTATGTCTGCAGTGTTGAGGTAAAGTCATTACAATTAAACCCTAGTTATGTATTCAGAtgacttttttcaagtaactagtcaataacacattacttttacatttacgATGAAATATTGAATTTACCTTTTTCCATTTTAGTCACTGGCAGCTCTCCTGAAATTGccttccttcagcctgaggcaaAATGTGTGTTCTTATGCATTTAAAGCCAAATGTAATGCATATTAAGTCCAATAACAAAGTTGATTCCTCTTTGTGGGGAAGTTTCACTTCAGGCTTTGCATTGCACTGTAATGTGACGTGATTGTGTGCTGACACACATATCTAACAACACAAGACCCAAATACTGATGCACTGATGTTCAGTGACTATAAATTCCCTCATGGCTTTGACTGGTTTAATGAGAATTTAACTAAGTTTACACAGTTATGTCCAGTactctgattttttttaaatgcatctttatCTATGTTTGAACAGCAACGTCtgaattacataataataaagaaatcaaAGATATATTGGCTTATAGGATGCCAAAGCGTGATGCATAACATATTTCAAGTCGGAAAGAG
This sequence is a window from Onychostoma macrolepis isolate SWU-2019 chromosome 23, ASM1243209v1, whole genome shotgun sequence. Protein-coding genes within it:
- the si:ch211-10d23.5 gene encoding uncharacterized protein si:ch211-10d23.5 yields the protein MTGERVFVFVDEEELFSVMKDLDCLYCRIPVTASKHHLKKKHLRFAIYYKDSGIGKFSIPCYCSDGGHGRSHWHCPMCSKILHRTQNYKIHITNHGVEMTDKSTVELQPTTVLLESLRADSEDKTAGKAACQKCGILFTTTSNLRRHERLQHGQDQQPILCIDAKNAIYVTPKYLHGPRVPIHIRKSFTLQILLCELEECWDFMKAQAQSGNPGKECRHLVRTNHAGHYVPPPPLCVNSLEEMSHKHLLSASEKHECQEMNSRACIQGVDCVYPIFWGEHDLSERCVFFSVYTDLEDKWCPFGRTRVSFDTKSVNWKCLCKHKRSRCVHKCLSMWWLFQERPELLHSALDVHAERVDALEEAVRDAEDVV